From a region of the Pecten maximus chromosome 18, xPecMax1.1, whole genome shotgun sequence genome:
- the LOC117316767 gene encoding uncharacterized protein LOC117316767, translating into MRFQNKSVLFVSILMIYITTVHTYALEKAASDILLDQHNAENQDVQTSFEKRAMPLSLNGDLRMLARMLFASQRRRRVDQYASVRQQMAQLGKRSSDPPFDKDEEDSMRNGQDETPQLTEHQTKVKPAISKFQLVSTDELKNLQKLHSRPSLGNDNVDEFQKRGQRLSINGALSSLADMLAASGRRRLEEELAVNKQRLLKLGR; encoded by the coding sequence atGAGGTTCCAAAACAAGTCAGTGCTCTTTGTGTCTATCTTGATGATATACATTACGACTGTTCACACATACGCTTTAGAAAAGGCTGCAAGTGATATTCTGTTAGACCAGCATAATGCAGAGAATCAGGATGTTCAGACGTCATTTGAAAAACGAGCAATGCCTCTGTCATTGAATGGAGATCTACGCATGCTCGCCCGGATGTTATTCGCATCGCAACGGCGTCGCCGTGTTGATCAATATGCCAGCGTGAGACAGCAAATGGCTCAGCTGGGCAAACGGAGCAGTGATCCACCATTTGACAAGGACGAAGAAGATTCAATGAGAAACGGTCAGGATGAAACGCCACAACTCACAGAGCATCAGACAAAAGTCAAACCCGccatttcaaaatttcaactTGTATCAACAGATGAGCTGAAGAACTTACAGAAGTTACATTCAAGACCATCGTTGGGGAATGACAATGTCGATGAGTTTCAAAAGAGGGGTCAAAGGTTATCGATAAATGGAGCCTTATCGTCTCTGGCGGACATGCTGGCAGCGAGTGGCAGACGACGCCTTGAGGAGGAGCTCGCTGTAAACAAACAACGACTTCTGAAGCTGGGACGCTAA